One genomic window of Branchiostoma floridae strain S238N-H82 chromosome 4, Bfl_VNyyK, whole genome shotgun sequence includes the following:
- the LOC118413962 gene encoding probable ligand-gated ion channel 46: MLVVSDTSAFTSLEVHVRLRRVLWRYILTAYLPSTVVVTASYLQTWLSPSQAAISPRVVLGVMSVLTMIKQMGKTVRMPWVDEPRAVDIWMLGCLSFVIVALLETAVTHYLSLTTQEKEKKEIRAEKRERERNPPVQIPRPGLRDSSVRAHKPSEHQKTAIPEEPISIPRARLSKPSRLRWHQLTDKEWVVVIKQKSKVNELKQSDDNVVKPRDHDSSPTVSYTPPTMMSRTMYTNVPAFDARAVGPSAAERADSMAGKTDRHARVILPVLFLIFSIGYWSFYQY; the protein is encoded by the exons ATGCTTGTTGTTTCAGACACCAGCGCGTTCACGTCCCTGGAAGTCCATGTCCGGCTCCGAAGAGTCCTCTGGCGGTACATCCTCACCGCCTACCTCCCGTCCACCGTCGTCgttacggcgtcttacctgcaAACGTGGCTGTCGCCCTCACAAGCCGCCATTTCTCCCAGAGTAGTTCTCGGCGTGATGTCGGTACTGACAATGATCAAACAAATGGGGAAGACTGTGCGCATGCCCTGG GTTGATGAACCGAGAGCAGTTGACATCTGGATGCTGGGGTGTCTATCGTTCGTGATTGTGGCACTTCTGGAGACGGCTGTAACACACTACCTCTCATTGACCACTCAAGAGAAG GAGAAGAAGGAAATCCGTGCAGAGAAGCGGGAGAGAGAACGGAACCCGCCTGTCCAAATACCCCGACCTGGACTGAGGGACTCATCGGTGAGGGCTCACAAGCCATCCGAACACCAGAAGACCGCGATCCCCGAGGAGCCGATATCCATCCCTCGAGCACGACTGAGCAAGCCCTCCAGGCTTAGGTGGCACCAGCTGACTGATAAGGAATGGGTGGTGGTgatcaaacaaaaatcaaaggTTAATGAACTCAAGCAGTCAGACGACAATGTTGTTAAGCCGCGAGACCATGACAGCAGCCCAACTGTCTCGTACACTCCTCCCACGATGATGTCCCGTACCATGTACACAAACGTGCCGGCTTTTGACGCTAGAGCCGTCGGGCCGAGTGCAGCCGAACGGGCTGACAGCATGGCGGGAAAAACAGATCGACATGCCAGGGTCATACTGCCGGTCCTTTTCCTTATATTTAGCATTGGATAttggagcttttatcagtattAA
- the LOC118413572 gene encoding low-density lipoprotein receptor-related protein 4-like gives MAIAYTTPVTSTACEGGTLELSCDLGWTLQIDAANYGRLTLTHASCGSWAADNCRSANSMSIVTSACQGLPRCAVGASYRDFLGDPCPGIGKYLEVTYRCQGNPCNGAPNHPENYASTCGLQPTYQPGHTCTFACPDGYTQSGGAADKMCQNGQWVGEDLVCSDIDECGMNNGGCTDVCTNSPGSYVCSCYGEVPMDNGACLACLDRDTDGTYEYQWDLQPVTFPYIVMAARTDGPVHLALSTEVNNVEQAYEIIIRGQSSDGSVIRRSVQGPDMVSADTRGILSPGAYRAFWIYWWPSGTIAVRLQGETLPFLQWTDPDPLPVRYIGYTMDQQFPAQWRFCRVNGDWSEWGSWGSCDAKCGFGTIKRTRTCDNPPPVEYLGGTCIGTPGLSNLCYISGICPGTVSFVSSCGYGVFEGEATDTISTMSMTE, from the exons ATGGCAATAGCCTACACTACCCCAGTAACATCCACAGCCTGCGAGGGAGGAACATTGGAGCTGTCCTGTGACTTGGGATGGACGCTTCAGATCGACGCCGCCAACTACGGCCGGTTGACCCTTACCCACGCCAGTTGTGGCAGTTGGGCAGCTGACAACTGTCGATCAGCCAACAGCATGTCCATTGTGACGAGCGCCTGTCAGGGGTTACCGCGGTGCGCCGTGGGAGCAAGTTACCGGGACTTCCTCGGCGACCCCTGTCCTGGTATCGGGAAGTACCTGGAGGTTACATACCGCTGTCaag GCAACCCTTGCAACGGTGCCCCAAACCACCCCGAAAATTACGCAAGTACCTGTGGGCTACAACCCACCTACCAACCCGGCCACACCTGCACCTTCGCCTGCCCGGACGGATACACCCAGTCTGGGGGTGCTGCGGACAAAATGTGCCAGAACGGCCAATGGGTGGGGGAAGATTTAGTGTGTTCCG atattgacgagtgtggAATGAACAATGGAGGCTGTACTGATGTATGTACCAACTCTCCCGGTTCTTACGTCTGTTCCTGCTACGGAGAAGTGCCCATGGACAACGGCGCCTGCCTAG CCTGCCTTGACAGAGACACGGACGGCACCTATGAATACCAGTGGGACCTGCAGCCTGTCACCTTTCCGTACATAGTCATGGCAGCACGAACGGACGGTCCCGTTCATCTGGCCCTGTCTACTGAAGTCAACAATGTGGAACAGGCGTATGAGATCATCATCCGGGGACAGAGCAGTGATGGGAGTGTCATCCGCCGCAGCGTGCAGGGTCCGGACATGGTGTCTGCCGACACGAGGG GAATCCTATCTCCGGGAGCCTACCGCGCGTTCTGGATCTACTGGTGGCCAAGTGGAACCATCGCGGTCAGGCTGCAGGGGGAGACCCTGCCCTTCCTACAGTGGACGGACCCCGATCCTCTGCCGGTCCGTTACATCGGGTATACCATGGACCAGCAGTTCCCTGCGCAGTGGAGGTTCTGTCGAG TGAATGGAGACTGGAGTGAGTGGGGTAGTTGGGGCTCCTGTGACGCGAAGTGTGGGTTCGGAACCATAAAGCGGACCCGAACATGTGACAACCCCCCTCCGGTAGAGTATCTAGGCGGGACTTGCATCGGAACGCCAGGCTTGTCCAACCTTTGCTACATATCAGGGATATGCCCAGGTACGGTATCATTTGTTTCTTCATGTGGGTATGGC gtttttgagggcgagGCCACCGATACAATTTctaccatgtcgatgaccgaatag
- the LOC118413573 gene encoding gamma-aminobutyric acid receptor subunit beta-like: protein MTWPVWKNNWENGKFLPLDYDSSKAPSETGEMDIASTVYVLNISSLSEEHAHIFIRVQYVLCWIDPRLFGLAPGWVPVPPSLLWSPPLAFGQSVRRAITKEDDDNKMWMNSDGLIILQITRLLEVNCVARLARYPLDTQVCSVALLGYNGIRYRLQPSTLPKRAPIKSDATGVVSQFTFIGVEERAVFKSFITNGTGSAECVYLKQDCDYRLEKCMTSLSDECRGSGCGHCYLILGDCQHQLDTCPQYLNDTSAFTSLEVHVRLRRVLWRYILTAYLPSTVVVTASYLQTWLSPSQAAISPRVVLGVMSVLTIIKQMGMTVRMPWVSIIELSCIDVLKAVIMIA, encoded by the exons ATGACCTGGCCTGTCTGGAAAAACAACTGGGAAAATGGAAAGTTTCTGCCTTTGGACTATGACTCTTCTAAAGCACCGAGCGAGACGG GCGAAATGGACATCGCCTCGACTGTCTACGTTCTCAACATCAGCTCACTTTCAGAAGAACATGCT cacatttTCATCAGAGTCCAGTACGTCCTCTGTTGGATCGATCCCCGTCTGTTCGGCCTGGCACCAGGCTGGGTTCCTGTCCCGCCGTCCCTGCTCTGGTCCCCGCCGCTCGCCTTCGGACAATCGGTCCGCCGGGCCATCACTAAAGAGGACGATGACAACAAGATGTGGATGAATAGTGATGGACTGATTATTCTTCAGATAAC CCGTCTGTTAGAAGTGAACTGCGTGGCACGACTAGCGAGGTATCCACTCGACACTCAGGTCTGCTCCGTGGCTCTGCTTGGAT ACAATGGCATACGGTACCGACTGCAGCCGTCCACGTTACCCAAACGGGCCCCCATCAAGAGCGACGCTACAGGGGTGGTGTCTCAGTTCACGTTCATCGGCGTGGAGGAACGGGCGGTGTTCAAGTCATTCATCACCAACGGCACAG GTTCAGCCGAATGCGTTTACCTAAAGCAGGACTGTGATTACCGTCTTGAAAAGTGCATGACGTCACTGTCAGACGAGTGCAGAGGGTCCGGCTGCGGTCACTGCTACCTCATCCTAGGGGACTGTCAACATCAACTCGATACCTGTCCTCAATATCTGAATG ACACCAGCGCGTTCACGTCCCTGGAAGTCCATGTCCGGCTCCGAAGAGTCCTCTGGCGGTACATCCTCACCGCCTACCTCCCGTCCACCGTCGTCgttacggcgtcttacctgcaAACGTGGCTGTCCCCCTCACAAGCCGCCATTTCTCCCAGAGTAGTTCTCGGTGTGATGTCGGTACTGACGATCATCAAACAGATGGGGATGACTGTGCGCATGCCCTGGGTAAGCATCATCGAATTGTCCTGTATTGATGTACTGAAGGCAGTCATTAtgatagcctga
- the LOC118413973 gene encoding uncharacterized protein LOC118413973: MLGCLSFVIVALLETAVTHYLSLATQEKEKKEILAEEREKEQNPPVQIPRPGLKDRSGRAHKPPEDEQNKVTLLDQPMSIPRARLCNPSWLRWHQMTDREWVIVVKEDSTDHKQPDGNVVNPRDHDSSPTVSYTPPTTMSRTMYTNVPAFDARAVGPSAAERADSMAGKTDQHARVILPVLFVIFNIGYWSFYHQ, translated from the exons ATGCTGGGGTGTTTATCGTTCGTGATTGTGGCACTTCTGGAGACGGCTGTAACACACTACCTCTCATTGGCCACTCAGGAAAAG GAGAAGAAAGAAATCCTAGCAGAGGAGCGAGAGAAAGAACAGAACCCACCCGTCCAAATACCCCGTCCTGGACTGAAGGATCGATCGGGGAGGGCTCACAAGCCGCCCGAAGATGAACAAAACAAGGTCACGCTCTTAGACCAACCGATGTCCATCCCTCGAGCACGCCTGTGCAACCCTTCGTGGCTAAGGTGGCACCAGATGACCGATAGGGAATGGGTGATCGTGGTTAAAGAAGATAGCACTGACCACAAGCAACCAGACGGCAATGTTGTAAACCCGCGAGATCATGACAGCAGCCCAACTGTCTCGTACACTCCTCCCACGACAATGTCCCGCACCATGTACACAAACGTGCCGGCTTTTGACGCTAGAGCCGTCGGGCCGAGTGCAGCCGAACGGGCCGATAGCATGGCGGGAAAAACAGATCAACATGCCAGGGTCATACTTCCGGTCCTTTTCGTGATATTTAACATTGGGTATTGGAGCTTTTATCATCAATAA